The Candidatus Eremiobacterota bacterium genome segment GAGCGCGTCGGCGACGAATTGCCGGCTCGGGGTCGCACAGCGCGGCGACAACCGGCCCTCGCAGCGTGTATCGAGCGCCCTTGCGGCGCGGTACTCGCGATCGATCCAGTCCGGCAAGTCTTTCGAAGGGACGCGCCACACCTGTCGTCCGCGAACATGGCGAACGGCCGGGGCGAGCAGCTCGTGCCAGACCGAATGGAGCATCGAGCGTGCGCCGCGACCACCCCATTCCGACACGTCTTGCAGCGCGCGCCAGGGCCGGCCTGTGAACAGCGCGTCGCCGAGGTGAAACGGCATCCCCGCATCGGAGCCGAACACTTCGTCACCGCCGGTGCCCGTGAGCAACACGTCGGCTCCGTGCGAGGCCAGCAGCTCGTCGCGCGCGCGCGCAAGCCGTCCCATGTAGATCGACGGTGTCGGCTCGGCGAAGAATCCCGCTGGTGGCTCGGAAAACGGCAGCAACTCCGAAGCGTCGATCGGGTGAAGCGTGACGTTCCACCGTTCGGCGACCGCTTCCATGAACCGCCGTTCGTCGGCGGGCGGCCAGCGCGAGTAGACGAACGAGACGGCGTCCAGCGCGCGACCCGCGGACGCGGCTGCCGAGACGACCGTCGAGGAGTCGAGCCCGCCGGAGAGCTCGGCGAACACGCGCTCGTCTTCGTCCAACGCGGCCCGCACCGCATCGTGCACGAGCTGGACGATCCGCTCATCGTAGCCTGCGTCGCTCGCCGGTAGCTCCGCATCGGCTTGTGCGAGCGTCCACGCGAAGCGCGAACCGGCGCGCTCGTTCGCCCAGCGCAACACCTCTCCCGGGAGCAGCCGCTGCACCTGCGCATACGGCGTTCGTGCGCCCGGGATCTCGCCGGTGGCGAGAAAGTCGGCGATGTACTCCTCGTCGAGCTGCCGCACACCGAGCGCCTCGACCAGCGTTGTAAGGTGCGTTGCGAAAGTCAGCTCGCCCGACCGCTCCGCGTAGAACAGCGGAACGATTCCGAGCGCGTCGTGGACGAGCAGCGCGGTGTGCGCTGCGACGTCCAAAACGACGGCTGCGTATTCGCCGAGGACGACGCGCGTGAGTGCTTCACCATGACGCCGGTAGGCGCGCGCCAGCAGCTCCTCGGCGGACGCGCCGGGCGCAGCGCCGAAACGCTCCGCGAGCTCGCGGCGATGCGCCAGATGACCGCGAAAGAGAATTCGGCAGCCTTCGAACGCCGCGCCCGCCGGCTGAAGTCCGCCGCGCGAGAGGCTGCCGAAAAAGCCGCTCAAGCCTCGGACGATGTCTCTTCGGGCGGCAGGCCTCTGGGCTTCGTCGCCTCCGACTCGATGTGGTCGTGATCGAACTCTACGACGGACGAGCGCCGCCAGCCGGTGCCGTCGCACGGCGTCCCGTCGCAAATGTTGCCGTTCCGGCCCATCTTGGTCACCGCTTGAACGGCGCCGACGAAGACGATCGTCGGTTCTTCGTACGTCGGGGCGTTACGGATCGGGTCGGCGTCGCGCATCGGGTCCTCCGGTCGGTCGAGTAAGATCAAGAGTTCGAACGCGTCTCGTCGGACGGCACGTCGCGTGGCTTCGTCGCCTCCGACTCAATGTGCTCGTGATCCAGCGAGGCGCCTTTCCGCCAACCGGTTCCGTCGCACGGCGTTCCGTCGCAGAGGTTGCCGGTAAACGTTTGTTTCGTGACGGAACCCACCGCTCCGACGAAGACGATGGACGGCGCGCCGTAGGCCGGTTCGTTCGGATTGCGTTGCTTCAAGATTCCTCTCCGGTTTCGGTTGGTCGTTGTCCCTAGTCTATCCTGTGGCCGGTAGTCTTGCAAGGGGAGTCATACCGGCCCGCACTGGAGAGTCGTCGAGGACCGGGTGGCCGCCGAACTCGACCCAGGCGTGGGCTTGGAACGGAATCCGCGTCACCCCGATCACGTGCGTCGCCGGGATGCCGGCCAGCCGGAGAAAGCGGTAGAGCGCGAGCGAACGCGGCAAGCAGTCGTCGGGAGCATGCCGAGAGATGCTGAAGTTCTCGGCTCGGCGGAAGGCGGCCGCCGCACGCTCCAAGCCGGCGCCGGGCACGGTTAAGGGCAGGCTCGCGCAGCGCTCGTACACCGCCCGGAACCCCTGGCGCGCGAGCGACGCGCGCGTTTCGATCAGGCTGCGCCACGCGAGCGCGGCCAGTAGCAGACCCGAGGACGGCACGACGGCCGGCCGCACCGCCGGCGCACGTCGCAGCACAGGCACCGGCGGCGCCGGAAACTCGAGAAAGCCGCGCGCGACACAATCGGTTACGAAGCGGTCGAAATTGCCGCGCAGCCGCTCCCGTTCGACGCCGAAGCTCGAGGCCAGCTCGACGAGCGCAGACTCGATGTCGGATCGTTCGGTCACGACCGACCACATCGCGCTCGCGACGTCGTCGAGCACGTAGTACGAGGCGCTCGTGAGGTCCAGCACCACCTGCAGCCCGTCGACGTTCGCATACCGGATCGAGCGTCCGGGTCGCGGCAGCGGCGCGTGCAGATCGAGCGTCATGAGATTCGCACTCAGA includes the following:
- a CDS encoding lasso peptide biosynthesis B2 protein gives rise to the protein MTLDLHAPLPRPGRSIRYANVDGLQVVLDLTSASYYVLDDVASAMWSVVTERSDIESALVELASSFGVERERLRGNFDRFVTDCVARGFLEFPAPPVPVLRRAPAVRPAVVPSSGLLLAALAWRSLIETRASLARQGFRAVYERCASLPLTVPGAGLERAAAAFRRAENFSISRHAPDDCLPRSLALYRFLRLAGIPATHVIGVTRIPFQAHAWVEFGGHPVLDDSPVRAGMTPLARLPATG
- a CDS encoding 7-cyano-7-deazaguanine synthase; this translates as MSGFFGSLSRGGLQPAGAAFEGCRILFRGHLAHRRELAERFGAAPGASAEELLARAYRRHGEALTRVVLGEYAAVVLDVAAHTALLVHDALGIVPLFYAERSGELTFATHLTTLVEALGVRQLDEEYIADFLATGEIPGARTPYAQVQRLLPGEVLRWANERAGSRFAWTLAQADAELPASDAGYDERIVQLVHDAVRAALDEDERVFAELSGGLDSSTVVSAAASAGRALDAVSFVYSRWPPADERRFMEAVAERWNVTLHPIDASELLPFSEPPAGFFAEPTPSIYMGRLARARDELLASHGADVLLTGTGGDEVFGSDAGMPFHLGDALFTGRPWRALQDVSEWGGRGARSMLHSVWHELLAPAVRHVRGRQVWRVPSKDLPDWIDREYRAARALDTRCEGRLSPRCATPSRQFVADALWNIALNLGTRAQRGVRHDTRHPLLYLPLVEFMSCAPPHYKVRPGADRVLQRRALRGILPEAVLRRRSKASGSWGLVEGIRRSSAWCELLTDRSEMVERGIADRERWRLAVRQARVGQLHGDRFFMTGVALEAWLQQVRERRAPVREPTPA